The Thermoclostridium stercorarium subsp. stercorarium DSM 8532 genome contains a region encoding:
- a CDS encoding Mini-ribonuclease 3 — translation MKTEKPDIQYVNRLSPLVLAFVGDAVFNLFIRSRLVMKKNESAHMMHVKAINYVKASAQSKIVSKLQDKLNDEEKNILRRGRNTKSATIPKHADVLDYRRATAFEAVLGYLYLLGMNERLEEILNMAAEIIENEQEGEKHNGEKEE, via the coding sequence ATGAAAACTGAAAAACCTGATATACAGTATGTTAACCGGCTTTCGCCGCTTGTTCTGGCATTTGTCGGAGATGCGGTGTTTAACCTTTTTATAAGAAGCCGCCTTGTAATGAAAAAAAATGAATCGGCGCACATGATGCATGTCAAAGCCATAAATTACGTCAAAGCCTCGGCGCAGAGCAAAATTGTGAGCAAACTGCAGGACAAGCTTAATGATGAAGAAAAAAACATATTAAGAAGGGGGAGAAATACCAAATCGGCCACAATACCCAAGCACGCGGACGTTTTGGATTACCGCAGGGCCACCGCCTTTGAAGCGGTTCTGGGATATTTGTATCTCCTTGGTATGAATGAACGCCTTGAAGAGATTCTGAATATGGCCGCTGAAATAATTGAAAATGAGCAGGAAGGAGAAAAACACAATGGGGAAAAGGAAGAATGA
- the rlmB gene encoding 23S rRNA (guanosine(2251)-2'-O)-methyltransferase RlmB has translation MGKRKNEDGKYYRENTGEQHEETGKIEGKNPVLEALKADRTINRIYIEKGSKDPVLEKIYAVARGKGIVVSYVEKSRLDQLSETRNHQGVIADVAPYSYADVEDILEKARNLNQPPLILILDGITDPNNLGSIVRTAECAGVHGIILPKRRAAALTPVVAKVAAGAAEYIPIARVTNLTRTIQDLKEAGLWIAGADMHGETDYSEYDYKSPLAIVIGSEGEGISRLVRENCDVLIRIPMFGKINSLNAAIAAALIVFKAAEKRAEAGIISYDK, from the coding sequence ATGGGGAAAAGGAAGAATGAGGACGGGAAATATTACCGCGAAAACACCGGTGAGCAGCATGAAGAGACCGGAAAAATCGAAGGGAAAAACCCGGTGCTTGAGGCGCTTAAGGCAGATCGCACGATAAACAGGATTTATATCGAAAAAGGTTCAAAGGATCCCGTTCTGGAAAAGATTTATGCCGTTGCAAGAGGTAAGGGGATTGTTGTATCATACGTGGAAAAATCCAGGCTGGATCAGTTATCGGAAACCAGAAACCACCAGGGAGTAATTGCCGATGTGGCTCCCTATTCGTATGCCGACGTTGAGGATATACTGGAAAAAGCCAGAAACCTTAATCAGCCCCCGCTGATATTAATACTTGACGGAATAACCGATCCGAATAATCTTGGTTCCATTGTCAGAACCGCGGAGTGCGCGGGAGTGCACGGGATTATTCTGCCCAAAAGAAGAGCGGCTGCGCTTACCCCCGTTGTGGCAAAAGTTGCGGCCGGCGCCGCGGAATATATCCCTATTGCAAGGGTTACAAATCTTACAAGAACAATACAGGATTTAAAAGAAGCAGGGCTCTGGATTGCCGGAGCCGATATGCACGGTGAAACCGATTATAGCGAATATGATTATAAAAGTCCTCTGGCGATTGTAATCGGCAGTGAAGGGGAAGGAATAAGCCGACTGGTACGGGAAAACTGTGATGTGCTTATCAGAATCCCGATGTTCGGGAAAATTAACTCGCTTAACGCCGCTATTGCCGCCGCACTGATAGTTTTCAAGGCAGCCGAGAAAAGAGCCGAAGCAGGTATTATTTCCTATGATAAATAG
- a CDS encoding NADH-quinone oxidoreductase subunit H: protein MAVSGYNFLFVVSVLSMMDLLVITGAFSSNDFSGRVSAKRGLSRFIIWLFASIVSSATIYKVCRTLKLSEISRLSESNCIIIDLPFTFVSLFIILLMKGNLMHFDFGLSGTEMSVFGDALYSPYSGWSLAVIQMAQWIEMGVWIKILSYFLPVVKSVSYLIISVLYLAFMLLDRFISTVEWKKAARLSWGWAAGMSLINFIYVFYF, encoded by the coding sequence ATGGCCGTTTCCGGATATAATTTCCTTTTTGTGGTTTCGGTGCTGTCAATGATGGATTTGCTTGTTATAACGGGCGCTTTCAGCAGTAACGACTTTTCGGGCAGGGTATCGGCCAAAAGGGGACTTTCAAGGTTTATAATCTGGCTGTTTGCTTCAATTGTTTCTTCGGCGACGATTTATAAAGTTTGTAGAACTCTTAAACTCAGTGAAATATCCCGGCTTTCGGAAAGCAACTGTATTATTATAGACCTTCCGTTTACTTTTGTTTCGTTGTTTATAATTCTGCTTATGAAGGGTAATCTGATGCATTTTGATTTCGGACTGTCGGGTACCGAAATGTCTGTTTTCGGTGATGCCCTTTATTCGCCGTACAGCGGATGGAGTCTGGCGGTAATTCAGATGGCCCAGTGGATTGAAATGGGTGTATGGATTAAAATACTTTCATATTTCCTTCCGGTTGTAAAATCTGTATCCTATTTAATCATTTCGGTGTTATACCTTGCTTTTATGCTTCTGGACAGGTTTATTTCAACGGTGGAGTGGAAAAAGGCCGCAAGGCTGTCCTGGGGTTGGGCTGCCGGTATGTCCCTTATAAACTTTATATACGTTTTTTATTTTTGA
- a CDS encoding Ni,Fe-hydrogenase III large subunit, with amino-acid sequence MKRSWNEKQGRAFMGKMFGYKLMGYRLVFIKSACDDGYVKLQYMLEKDGYIETVETDLPENGTFPSITGVFPEGAQMEREIAGTYPVMFVSHNKEHEKNDGLSFEWGPFHPLLQEPVLFRFSLKDDVIDKVCIETGYNYRGIERLCIGEKIPNVLDMLERISSVNGFSIGLAFLHAVEAINEIAVPPKANLLRLILNEMSFLRANLYSLSHITKCLGLLSDSSEIFKLISLYNEAALLITNDPQLKGILVPGGLSIDTGIETLVRVNVILQEMVGVLSAMRDRWNNTQSITERMKATGKIDKNTAARMTGRAARAAGLREDVRKLSRLPYHVLSYKIPTAGESNSFTRTMLIFEDILLSLSLIDQTVEIMHEGDIRTSDRPRLKSNGEILVREPEAFGELVIHVSLDEELVTNIKIRNSSTINFPFLDGILKGTELNDVPLVIASLDLDFSAMEK; translated from the coding sequence ATGAAACGTTCTTGGAATGAAAAACAGGGAAGGGCATTTATGGGCAAGATGTTTGGATATAAATTGATGGGGTACAGGCTGGTTTTCATTAAAAGCGCCTGTGATGACGGGTATGTTAAACTGCAATATATGCTTGAAAAGGACGGGTATATTGAAACGGTGGAAACAGATTTACCGGAAAACGGTACTTTCCCGTCAATAACCGGAGTTTTTCCCGAAGGGGCACAAATGGAGAGGGAAATAGCCGGAACTTATCCTGTAATGTTCGTATCACATAATAAAGAACATGAAAAAAATGACGGTTTGTCCTTTGAATGGGGGCCATTTCACCCTTTGCTTCAGGAACCTGTTTTATTCAGATTTTCCCTTAAGGATGACGTGATAGATAAAGTTTGTATTGAAACAGGGTATAATTACCGAGGGATAGAAAGATTATGCATTGGTGAAAAAATTCCGAATGTATTGGACATGCTGGAAAGAATATCGTCGGTAAACGGATTTTCGATAGGGCTGGCTTTTTTACACGCAGTTGAAGCAATAAACGAAATTGCGGTTCCTCCCAAGGCAAATTTACTCAGGCTTATTTTAAACGAAATGAGTTTTTTGCGTGCCAATCTGTACAGCCTTAGCCATATTACCAAATGCCTCGGACTTTTATCGGACAGCTCGGAAATTTTTAAATTAATCAGTCTGTATAATGAAGCGGCATTATTAATAACCAATGATCCACAGCTTAAAGGCATACTTGTTCCCGGAGGCCTGAGCATTGACACAGGAATCGAGACGCTGGTGCGGGTTAATGTAATTCTTCAGGAAATGGTGGGCGTTTTATCGGCTATGCGGGACAGGTGGAACAATACCCAGTCCATTACAGAAAGAATGAAAGCCACCGGAAAAATAGACAAAAATACCGCCGCGAGAATGACTGGACGTGCCGCACGCGCGGCAGGTTTAAGGGAGGATGTACGTAAACTGTCCAGACTCCCTTATCATGTATTGTCATATAAAATTCCAACAGCCGGCGAAAGCAATAGTTTTACCCGCACGATGCTTATATTTGAAGACATATTATTGTCCCTGTCACTTATTGATCAGACAGTGGAAATAATGCATGAGGGAGATATAAGGACATCTGACAGGCCAAGGCTGAAAAGCAATGGGGAAATACTTGTCCGCGAACCCGAGGCTTTTGGCGAGCTGGTTATTCATGTCAGCCTTGACGAAGAGCTTGTTACCAATATAAAAATACGAAATTCATCCACAATAAACTTCCCATTTCTGGACGGCATTTTAAAAGGCACCGAATTAAATGACGTGCCTCTGGTCATAGCAAGTCTGGATCTTGATTTTTCCGCTATGGAAAAATAG
- the trxB gene encoding thioredoxin-disulfide reductase encodes MEITEKEFETAVLSCNLPAAAIFYSDGCPAISSVMPVFENISAMFSDKMRFVKVNKDANPGLARKYNAEHGSTIVFFRDGKNFGKTISGYTDETELKRAIEDVLSNKCEYLERDKTSCDVLILGGGPAGLTAAIYAARARLYTVIVDENTVGGQVATTYQVANYPGTNGVISGIDLVNNMKKQALDFGARIDDLQDILKIDLTGEIKKLKTKKTDYYARAVIIATGATPRKLGIEGEEKFTGKGVHYCATCDGALYYDANVIVVGGGDAAVEEAVFLTRFAKKVTVVHRRDHFTAVKSAQDELFKNPAIEVLFNTEVKAIHGTDFVTGVTLFNNKTNSSYEMPIDGIFIYIGNEPKSQMFKGLLETDERGYIMTDENMQTSVKGVFAAGDVRKKEVRQITTAVGDGTVAAIMAGRYLAANGN; translated from the coding sequence ATGGAAATTACCGAAAAAGAGTTTGAAACTGCAGTACTGAGCTGTAATCTGCCCGCAGCGGCTATTTTTTACAGCGACGGTTGTCCCGCAATCAGTTCGGTAATGCCTGTTTTTGAAAATATATCCGCCATGTTTTCCGATAAAATGCGGTTTGTCAAGGTCAATAAGGATGCAAATCCCGGACTTGCAAGAAAATATAATGCAGAGCACGGTTCAACAATAGTGTTTTTCAGAGACGGGAAAAATTTCGGCAAAACCATTTCAGGCTACACCGATGAAACTGAATTAAAACGCGCTATCGAAGACGTCCTGTCCAATAAATGCGAATACCTTGAACGTGATAAAACCTCCTGCGATGTCTTGATTCTGGGCGGAGGCCCCGCAGGGCTTACCGCGGCAATATACGCAGCCCGTGCCAGACTTTACACCGTCATTGTTGATGAAAACACGGTCGGCGGCCAGGTCGCCACCACTTACCAGGTTGCCAACTATCCGGGAACAAACGGGGTTATCAGCGGCATTGACCTGGTTAACAATATGAAAAAACAGGCACTGGATTTCGGAGCCCGGATTGATGACTTGCAGGATATATTAAAAATCGACCTTACAGGGGAAATAAAAAAACTTAAAACCAAAAAGACGGATTATTACGCCCGCGCTGTTATAATAGCCACAGGAGCGACACCGCGTAAATTGGGAATTGAGGGCGAAGAAAAATTTACCGGGAAAGGTGTACACTACTGTGCAACCTGTGACGGCGCCCTTTATTATGATGCCAATGTGATAGTCGTAGGCGGCGGGGATGCGGCCGTCGAGGAAGCGGTATTCCTTACGCGGTTTGCCAAAAAGGTGACTGTCGTACACAGAAGGGATCACTTTACCGCTGTAAAATCGGCACAGGATGAGCTTTTTAAAAATCCTGCCATTGAGGTGTTGTTCAATACCGAAGTAAAGGCTATACATGGAACCGATTTTGTTACCGGGGTTACATTGTTTAACAATAAAACCAACAGCAGTTATGAGATGCCGATTGACGGAATTTTCATATATATCGGCAATGAACCGAAAAGCCAGATGTTTAAAGGCCTGCTCGAGACCGATGAGCGCGGCTACATTATGACCGACGAGAACATGCAAACATCGGTTAAAGGGGTTTTTGCCGCCGGTGACGTCAGGAAAAAGGAAGTTCGTCAGATTACAACCGCGGTCGGAGACGGTACGGTTGCCGCCATAATGGCCGGACGTTATCTGGCTGCGAATGGTAATTGA
- a CDS encoding NADH-quinone oxidoreductase subunit B family protein, whose protein sequence is MKWFKKFRTRSISVFIVQAGGCRDCNFQFSMALCGNGEIRGITVTDNPKHADCMLICGCINEKSRKKILEVYEKIPSPKAVIAVGACTCSGGLFRKENNGLYTAEEVLPVNSWIRGCTPGANEMLEAVVRALENAGEADYHWGKGRNAV, encoded by the coding sequence GTGAAATGGTTTAAAAAATTCAGGACACGTTCGATATCGGTTTTTATTGTACAGGCCGGTGGCTGTAGAGACTGTAACTTCCAGTTTTCGATGGCTTTGTGCGGAAACGGTGAAATCAGGGGTATAACCGTTACCGATAATCCCAAGCATGCCGACTGCATGCTCATTTGCGGCTGTATTAACGAAAAGTCAAGGAAAAAGATTCTTGAAGTGTATGAAAAGATCCCGTCTCCAAAGGCCGTTATAGCAGTAGGTGCATGTACATGTTCAGGAGGACTGTTCCGTAAGGAAAATAACGGGCTTTATACCGCAGAGGAAGTGTTGCCTGTTAATTCGTGGATAAGGGGATGTACTCCCGGGGCAAACGAAATGCTCGAAGCGGTTGTACGTGCGCTGGAAAATGCCGGTGAGGCTGATTATCATTGGGGAAAAGGCAGGAATGCAGTATGA
- a CDS encoding glutaredoxin family protein, whose amino-acid sequence MKVTVYSTPTCPYCVMAKNYLAERNIPFEDIDVSADPAKAMEMIKKSGQRGVPVIDINGNIVIGFDRERIDELLNQ is encoded by the coding sequence ATGAAAGTTACTGTTTATTCCACGCCCACATGTCCGTACTGCGTAATGGCAAAAAATTATCTTGCGGAAAGAAATATACCTTTTGAAGATATCGATGTATCCGCTGATCCTGCGAAAGCAATGGAAATGATAAAGAAATCAGGCCAAAGGGGTGTGCCGGTTATAGATATCAACGGAAATATAGTAATCGGTTTTGACAGGGAAAGAATTGACGAGTTGCTTAATCAATAA